The genomic stretch TAAAAGAAAAATACGCTATCTCCACTAGCAATGATGAATGAGCGTGTTCGGTTTACTGGACATCTTGTCGAAGATTATTGGTTGAAGATGGCCGACATACACAAAACAAAGATGTAAAAAATTCTATACACACTGGATTATTTACGCCATCAACAACCCCTACTCGCTTTTAGCATCATGGCTTAAAGGGGGCCCAGGTGTTCAATCTGGCAGCAAAAAGCCGCGACAAGGGCTGAGAATAGCCGTTCTCTATCGGAAATCATTAAAGGAAAAACAGGGAATTGCGTAATATTAGGGGTATTCATCTATCCAGCAGTAAACAGTACGGGTTCAATCATGAGAAACGGTATGGTACTAGCAGTGTTGTTGCTTCTTGCCGGCTGTCAGCCTCCTCCATCAACGTCACCAACTAAAAACGGGCATGGCTTCTGGTACGAGGCTGGGTATAGCGACGCAAGCAGTGGACTGATCGTCAAGGATAACGAAACACTGTCAGAATGGTTTGGTAACCCAGATGTTGATCGTCATGCTTATCTGGATGGATATCAGGCCGGTCAAAACACCTGGTGCAATACCAGTAACGTTGAAGCCTGGGGGCGTGCGGGCAAGCCCTTTCCTGCCAGTTGTGACGGGGCCAATGACGCAGAAACGTTAAAAAAAGTGTGGCAGCATGCAGCAGATAGCCTTCCGCTCGCCGTCGGCTCTGCTGCCCACTAACGCGCGCCCTCGCATAACATCTTGTTATAAAAGGTTATTCTATCGGAATCATAACCCCCTTAGGTTACACCGAGGGGGAACTGGATATACAGCCTGTTTGATGAGCACATCATCAAGCTTTCAGATAAATCGCCTCCCCACAAAAACAAATCATATTTATAATAACACTTGTAAATAATAACAAAACACAATAAAACCTGCATGAAATGGAAGTAAACTCACGTTTACCTTGTCTTGCCATCATTGCTCTGGCTGAACCTCCACCGCATTTATGCACGCAATAAGCTGGCAAACAGGATCTGATGATGAAAAACACGTCGCTATATTCTGCACAAGGGCAACTACTGTCACATCAATTACATACGAAGGATGATGTCGGTGCGACGCTTAATGCAGTCAAAATCAGGCTACAAGAGGCAGGGGATCTTCCCGGTGCTACGGTAGAAGAGCAAATTGCGATCGCCGAAGAGCTGTCGACATTCGATTTGGGTTGTTTCTTACTGGCGCACAGGGGGTTGAATGCCTACTGGACTCACCATCTGGTCACCTACTCATCCGGCAACGTAACGCGTCCTTCTCATAGTGATCTGGAACGATTGATCTATGAACGGTTACCGGCCGTACTCGCTACCCGTGAACGGTTTAGCATTT from Dickeya zeae NCPPB 2538 encodes the following:
- a CDS encoding DUF2799 domain-containing protein — translated: MVLAVLLLLAGCQPPPSTSPTKNGHGFWYEAGYSDASSGLIVKDNETLSEWFGNPDVDRHAYLDGYQAGQNTWCNTSNVEAWGRAGKPFPASCDGANDAETLKKVWQHAADSLPLAVGSAAH